The Saccharomonospora cyanea NA-134 genome includes a region encoding these proteins:
- a CDS encoding CGNR zinc finger domain-containing protein: MTSAADPRPLTGEPLSIDLLNTRWIDGTGHHDLLADVEGLAVWLDSPPVRRALGDLVAGADRPTLDRLLRARAALDGLVASSPDFDGDALAAANAVLSHGWTTRSLTAEGPLSAVRVEEPSWGPAWAAVDDFLRLLGEHPERIRACANSECVLYFYDTSKSGRRRWCSMAGCGNRAKAMRHYQRTTRN; the protein is encoded by the coding sequence GTGACATCCGCAGCGGACCCGCGCCCGCTCACCGGCGAGCCGCTGTCCATCGACCTGCTCAACACCCGCTGGATCGACGGCACCGGCCACCACGACCTGCTCGCCGACGTCGAGGGCCTCGCCGTGTGGCTGGACTCGCCACCCGTGCGCCGGGCGCTCGGCGACCTCGTCGCAGGCGCCGACCGCCCCACCCTCGATCGGTTGCTGCGGGCGAGGGCGGCGTTGGACGGTCTGGTCGCGTCGTCGCCGGACTTCGACGGCGACGCCCTCGCGGCGGCGAACGCGGTCCTGTCCCACGGCTGGACGACCCGGTCGCTCACCGCCGAGGGGCCACTCAGCGCCGTCCGGGTCGAGGAACCCTCGTGGGGGCCCGCGTGGGCCGCGGTCGACGACTTCCTCCGGCTGCTCGGCGAACACCCGGAGCGCATCCGGGCGTGCGCGAACTCCGAGTGCGTTCTGTACTTCTACGACACGTCGAAGAGCGGCAGACGTCGCTGGTGCTCGATGGCGGGCTGCGGAAACCGGGCCAAGGCCATGCGGCACTACCAGCGCACCACTCGCAACTGA
- a CDS encoding VOC family protein: MTVAPDGKLTTGHIGLNVTDLDRSLAFYGTVFGFEVMAEGKEDGRRWAFLGRDGQLLVTLWQQSEGAFSPSTPGLHHLSFQVETMDEVNAKADVLRELGAEFSYDGVVPHGENGESGGIFFTDPDGIRLEIYAPTGADPADAPVAGAPTCGFF, translated from the coding sequence ATGACTGTGGCCCCTGACGGCAAGCTGACCACCGGACACATCGGACTGAACGTGACCGACCTCGATCGGTCACTCGCCTTCTACGGCACCGTGTTCGGCTTCGAGGTGATGGCGGAGGGCAAGGAGGACGGTCGCAGGTGGGCCTTCCTCGGCAGGGACGGGCAACTGCTCGTCACGCTGTGGCAGCAGAGCGAGGGCGCGTTCAGCCCCAGCACACCGGGCCTGCACCACCTCTCGTTCCAGGTCGAGACCATGGACGAGGTGAACGCCAAGGCCGACGTGCTGCGCGAGCTCGGCGCCGAGTTCTCCTACGACGGCGTCGTACCGCACGGCGAGAACGGCGAGTCCGGCGGAATCTTCTTCACCGACCCCGACGGCATCCGCCTGGAGATCTACGCGCCCACGGGCGCCGACCCCGCGGACGCACCGGTCGCCGGTGCCCCCACCTGCGGGTTCTTCTGA
- a CDS encoding carbohydrate ABC transporter permease: MSTTRSGLATGTVGATVRRIAPYAGVAVIILYCLAPFYWMVVSSFRRTSDIFDLSALPSPWSLENYRAVFSGDNEFGRALLNSLLVAGVTTAATIVVATLAAYALARLEFRFKNAVLAVVIATSMFPGISLLVPLLKLFTDIGWINTYQSMIVPNLSFALPLAIWYLTTFFRQLPYELEEAARVDGCTPGQAFRKVILPIAVPGVFTTAIIVFVVAWNEFIIALTMVNDPSTQPVTVRISQFVGVAAHDSPFGTRMAAGVIATVPLVIAVLMFQRRIVAGLTSGGVK; this comes from the coding sequence GTGAGCACGACCCGGTCCGGTCTCGCCACGGGAACGGTCGGCGCGACCGTTCGCCGTATCGCGCCCTATGCGGGCGTCGCGGTGATCATCCTGTACTGCCTGGCGCCGTTCTACTGGATGGTGGTGTCGAGTTTCCGGCGCACGAGCGACATCTTCGACCTCTCGGCGCTGCCGTCACCGTGGTCGCTGGAGAACTACCGCGCCGTGTTCTCCGGCGACAACGAGTTCGGTCGCGCGCTGCTCAACAGCCTGCTCGTGGCCGGTGTCACCACCGCGGCCACGATCGTGGTGGCGACACTGGCCGCGTACGCACTGGCCAGGTTGGAGTTCCGCTTCAAGAACGCGGTGCTCGCGGTGGTCATCGCGACCTCGATGTTCCCCGGGATTTCACTTCTCGTACCGCTGCTGAAGCTGTTCACCGACATCGGCTGGATCAACACTTACCAATCGATGATCGTGCCCAACCTCTCGTTCGCGCTGCCACTGGCGATCTGGTATCTCACCACGTTCTTCCGCCAGTTGCCGTACGAGCTGGAGGAGGCGGCGCGAGTGGACGGCTGCACACCTGGGCAGGCGTTTCGCAAGGTGATCCTCCCGATCGCGGTTCCCGGCGTGTTCACCACGGCCATCATCGTGTTCGTGGTGGCCTGGAACGAGTTCATCATCGCGCTCACCATGGTCAACGACCCGTCGACGCAGCCGGTCACCGTACGGATCTCGCAGTTCGTCGGGGTGGCCGCGCACGACAGCCCGTTCGGCACCCGCATGGCCGCGGGCGTCATCGCCACGGTGCCGCTGGTGATCGCGGTTCTGATGTTCCAGCGGCGCATCGTCGCGGGACTCACGTCGGGGGGCGTGAAATGA
- a CDS encoding polysaccharide lyase family protein, with product MSASNGTVPSVVDLSAKGDIGRIEASWTARRQYQPLVDHFAVYAAKHRDFRPSADTLIGKTIDTHFRHDGLGPAGQTWYYRVVTVAASGQTSAPAGPLRATSAESVTVSGTPVAVIGDFDRRSLELALAPNGYGDYLDRFPNGADYTHGVSTPGTDWPYLHPGPSDRWAGSRAHTFRLRFTLPEKPATDLALAIWLIDTHASIPGVLEISCNDTAVAGIELEKGATKGSLQGDATVPGNPLVPSIVELPLPADAVKAGENVLTLHKGEGSWHAYDALGVFAPRR from the coding sequence ATGAGTGCGAGCAACGGCACGGTGCCGTCGGTGGTCGACCTCTCCGCGAAGGGTGACATCGGCCGTATCGAGGCGAGTTGGACGGCGCGGCGGCAGTACCAGCCGCTGGTCGACCACTTCGCGGTGTACGCGGCGAAGCACCGCGACTTCCGTCCGTCGGCCGACACGCTGATCGGCAAGACGATCGACACCCACTTCCGGCACGACGGCCTCGGGCCCGCGGGGCAGACCTGGTACTACCGGGTGGTCACCGTGGCCGCCTCGGGGCAGACGAGCGCACCTGCCGGGCCGCTGCGGGCGACCTCGGCGGAGTCGGTGACGGTGTCGGGTACTCCGGTCGCGGTGATCGGCGACTTCGACCGCAGATCGCTGGAGCTGGCGCTGGCTCCGAACGGCTACGGCGACTACCTCGACAGGTTCCCGAACGGCGCCGACTACACCCACGGCGTCAGCACCCCGGGGACCGACTGGCCGTACCTGCACCCCGGACCCTCCGACCGGTGGGCGGGCAGCAGGGCGCACACCTTCCGCCTGCGTTTCACCCTGCCGGAGAAGCCCGCGACCGACCTGGCGCTGGCGATCTGGCTGATCGACACCCACGCCAGCATCCCGGGAGTGCTGGAGATCTCCTGCAACGACACCGCCGTGGCCGGGATCGAACTGGAGAAGGGTGCGACGAAGGGCTCGTTGCAGGGCGACGCCACCGTCCCCGGCAACCCGCTCGTGCCGTCCATCGTGGAACTGCCGCTGCCCGCCGACGCGGTGAAGGCGGGCGAGAACGTCCTCACCCTGCACAAGGGAGAGGGCTCCTGGCACGCCTACGACGCGCTCGGGGTGTTCGCCCCGCGCCGGTAA
- a CDS encoding ABC transporter substrate-binding protein, which produces MKTATIARIAAALTGVLVATACGSDPGGEAQGDPDGRGPITFATIKDGTGTVPELVEQWNAEHPDEKVTIVELPEGADGQRQKLVQQAQTASDSYDVITIDLPWNAEFAARRWITELPKESFAVDGFFPAALEGSQYRGKLYSIPHFTGSAMLYFREDLLEKVDAEPPTTWDQMWEVCEQVLQLPEAKGMSCYAGQHDKYEGLTVNFAEAVASAGGQVFDETGKPTVDTPEAAEGLGFLVDGFREGRIPADAITYKEEEGRRAFQQGELVFHRNWAYIYNLANADDGSSKVAGEFGVTVIPGLDDAGVSALGGNNLAVSAFSTKQATARDFIAHLTSLDVQLRHAKGSAYPMTRTEVYSDPGLQKQYPYLTVLKEGIERAQPRPSIVRYGDASTVIQTHVYAALKGEKSVDDALAAMQRELTELTQGS; this is translated from the coding sequence ATGAAAACGGCGACGATCGCCCGGATCGCCGCGGCGTTGACCGGCGTCCTCGTGGCGACGGCATGCGGTTCGGACCCAGGCGGTGAGGCCCAGGGCGACCCCGACGGACGTGGCCCCATCACGTTCGCCACGATCAAGGACGGCACCGGCACCGTGCCGGAACTGGTCGAGCAGTGGAACGCCGAACACCCCGACGAGAAGGTGACGATCGTCGAGCTGCCCGAGGGCGCCGACGGCCAGCGGCAGAAACTCGTCCAGCAGGCACAGACGGCCTCCGACTCCTACGACGTCATCACCATCGACCTGCCGTGGAACGCCGAGTTCGCCGCGCGCCGCTGGATCACCGAACTGCCGAAGGAGTCCTTCGCCGTGGACGGGTTCTTCCCGGCGGCGCTGGAGGGCTCGCAGTACCGGGGCAAGCTGTACTCGATCCCGCACTTCACCGGCTCGGCCATGCTGTACTTCCGCGAGGACCTGCTGGAGAAGGTGGACGCCGAGCCGCCGACCACGTGGGACCAGATGTGGGAGGTCTGCGAGCAGGTACTCCAGCTGCCCGAGGCGAAGGGCATGTCCTGCTACGCGGGCCAGCACGACAAGTACGAGGGCCTCACCGTGAACTTCGCCGAGGCCGTCGCCTCGGCGGGCGGGCAGGTCTTCGACGAGACGGGCAAACCGACCGTCGACACACCGGAGGCCGCCGAGGGTCTCGGGTTCCTCGTCGACGGCTTCCGCGAAGGACGCATTCCCGCCGACGCCATCACCTACAAGGAAGAGGAGGGCCGCCGCGCCTTCCAGCAGGGTGAGCTGGTGTTCCACCGCAACTGGGCCTACATCTACAACCTGGCGAACGCCGACGACGGCTCCTCGAAGGTGGCGGGGGAGTTCGGCGTCACCGTGATCCCCGGCCTGGACGACGCCGGTGTGTCCGCGCTCGGCGGTAACAACCTCGCCGTGTCGGCGTTCTCCACCAAGCAGGCCACGGCCCGTGACTTCATCGCCCACCTGACCAGCCTGGACGTGCAGCTGAGGCACGCGAAGGGCTCGGCGTACCCGATGACGCGCACCGAGGTGTACTCGGATCCGGGGCTGCAGAAGCAGTACCCGTACCTGACCGTGCTCAAGGAGGGCATCGAGCGGGCGCAGCCGCGGCCGTCGATCGTGCGTTACGGCGACGCCAGCACCGTCATCCAGACCCACGTCTACGCCGCGCTGAAGGGCGAGAAGTCGGTCGACGACGCCCTGGCGGCCATGCAGCGGGAACTGACCGAGCTCACGCAGGGGTCCTGA
- a CDS encoding ferredoxin, giving the protein MRIHVDMNLCESHGQCVFAAPEVFSFDDDDRLVHADTAPADLLGRVTAAAASCPVRAITVTETAP; this is encoded by the coding sequence ATGCGCATCCACGTGGACATGAACCTGTGCGAGAGTCACGGCCAGTGTGTGTTCGCCGCTCCCGAGGTCTTCTCCTTCGACGACGACGACCGCCTCGTCCACGCCGACACCGCACCCGCCGACCTGCTCGGCCGCGTGACGGCGGCAGCGGCCAGTTGCCCCGTGCGCGCGATCACCGTCACGGAGACCGCCCCGTGA
- a CDS encoding Gfo/Idh/MocA family protein — MPAPVTIAVVGAGVRGRTYAACAAATGKARVVAVAEPRAQARDTLATEHDIPSDAVFTDWRALLDKPRIADVAVIATQDADHVEPAVALARRGYHLLLEKPMATSEADCERIVTAAEDAGVLLAVCHVLRYMPYSRRLKAIVDSGRIGDIVSVEHLEPVGWWHQAHSYVRGNWRREDTSTFMLMAKSCHDLDWLSHLIGRPAVRVSSFGGLYEFRPERRPEGAADRCLDCAVESTCPYSAPRIYRPLLAEPDRLWPLSVLTDDRTEEGLLAALRDGPYGRCVYACDNDVVDHQVVNLEYTGGVTASFTMTAFTPLDFRKTRIFGTRGSIEGDGRSITVHDFLHGTEVIDVGVSEGATADDGHGGGDQALVDAFVEAVATGDAGAILSSGRESLATHQLVWAAEHARRSGTVVTLPEPTTPTSSAAHMEVAR, encoded by the coding sequence GTGCCAGCGCCGGTCACCATCGCCGTAGTCGGGGCGGGTGTGCGAGGACGTACCTACGCCGCGTGCGCCGCGGCCACGGGCAAGGCGAGGGTCGTCGCCGTCGCCGAGCCACGCGCCCAAGCCCGTGACACGCTCGCCACCGAGCACGACATCCCGTCCGACGCCGTGTTCACCGACTGGCGCGCGCTGCTCGACAAGCCCCGCATCGCCGACGTCGCGGTGATCGCCACCCAGGACGCGGACCACGTCGAGCCCGCCGTCGCGCTGGCGCGCCGGGGCTACCACCTGCTGCTCGAGAAACCGATGGCCACGTCGGAAGCCGACTGCGAGCGCATCGTCACCGCCGCCGAGGACGCCGGCGTGCTGCTGGCCGTGTGCCACGTGCTGCGGTACATGCCGTACTCGCGGCGGCTGAAGGCCATCGTGGACAGCGGACGCATCGGCGACATCGTCAGCGTCGAGCACCTCGAACCGGTGGGGTGGTGGCACCAAGCGCACTCGTACGTGCGAGGCAACTGGCGGCGGGAGGACACCTCCACGTTCATGCTCATGGCCAAGTCGTGCCACGACCTCGACTGGCTGTCGCACCTGATCGGCAGGCCCGCCGTGCGGGTGTCGTCGTTCGGCGGGCTGTACGAGTTCCGGCCCGAACGCAGGCCCGAGGGCGCCGCGGACCGGTGCCTGGACTGCGCCGTCGAGTCGACGTGCCCGTACTCGGCACCCCGGATCTACCGGCCCCTGCTCGCCGAGCCCGACCGGCTGTGGCCGCTGTCGGTGCTCACCGACGACCGGACCGAGGAGGGGTTGCTCGCCGCTCTGCGCGACGGCCCCTACGGGCGGTGCGTCTACGCCTGCGACAACGACGTCGTGGACCACCAGGTGGTCAACCTCGAATACACCGGTGGGGTCACCGCCTCGTTCACCATGACGGCGTTCACCCCGCTGGACTTCCGGAAGACCCGGATCTTCGGCACCCGCGGTTCGATCGAGGGCGACGGTCGCTCGATCACCGTGCACGACTTCCTCCACGGCACCGAGGTGATCGACGTCGGCGTGTCGGAGGGAGCCACGGCCGACGACGGGCACGGCGGTGGCGACCAGGCCCTGGTCGACGCCTTCGTGGAGGCCGTGGCCACCGGCGACGCCGGAGCGATCCTCTCGAGTGGCAGGGAAAGCCTCGCCACGCACCAGCTCGTGTGGGCGGCGGAACACGCACGGCGCTCCGGCACCGTCGTCACCCTGCCCGAGCCCACCACTCCCACATCCTCAGCGGCCCACATGGAGGTGGCACGATGA
- a CDS encoding ROK family transcriptional regulator — MSTSRPEGGGQSLLRLINSVAVLSALRESGPATITDLTRVTRLSRPTVEAAVDDLVAQGWAAEHEARGQRRVGRPARRFVFRGDSGYVLGFDVGAHRVLGVLADLNGDTVHVAETRVDPRLDADARLSVVRDVGTRCLNTAGVDRSSVMAVAVGCPGIIASDGTVTLSTVIPGWVDFPLARRLSRSFPCPVLVDNDANLAALAERAHGVARDVDDLVYLLIGRRIGAGLVLGGRVHRGFGGAAGEIGLLDFATWERSRELLLGPATGDSGRSHDHRVTGRILDRARAGEADAVRIVDEFCAVLARQAVAMTLTVDPEMIVLGGGLASAGDLLLPRLEKHISDVCVRTPRLAASTVGQEAVVLGAVRLALSAADEALQQRAKAGVAARG, encoded by the coding sequence GTGTCCACTTCGCGTCCCGAGGGCGGCGGCCAGTCGCTCCTGAGATTGATCAACTCCGTGGCGGTGCTGTCCGCGCTGCGCGAATCCGGTCCCGCCACGATCACCGACCTCACCCGCGTCACGAGACTCTCCCGCCCCACGGTCGAGGCCGCCGTGGACGACCTCGTCGCGCAGGGCTGGGCGGCCGAGCACGAGGCGCGCGGGCAACGCCGGGTCGGCCGACCGGCACGGCGGTTCGTGTTCCGCGGCGACAGCGGATACGTCCTGGGCTTCGACGTGGGCGCCCACCGGGTCCTCGGCGTCCTCGCCGACCTCAACGGCGACACCGTGCACGTGGCGGAGACCCGAGTCGATCCGCGCCTCGACGCCGACGCCCGGCTCTCCGTGGTACGCGACGTCGGCACCCGCTGCCTGAACACCGCGGGCGTCGACCGGTCGAGCGTCATGGCGGTGGCCGTGGGCTGCCCCGGCATCATCGCCTCGGACGGCACCGTCACACTGTCCACAGTGATCCCGGGCTGGGTCGACTTCCCCTTGGCTCGCAGGCTCTCCCGATCGTTCCCCTGCCCCGTGCTGGTGGACAACGACGCCAACCTGGCGGCGCTCGCCGAACGCGCACACGGCGTCGCCCGTGACGTCGACGACCTCGTCTACCTGTTGATCGGACGACGCATCGGCGCGGGGCTCGTCCTCGGCGGCCGGGTACACCGCGGTTTCGGCGGCGCGGCGGGCGAGATCGGCCTGCTCGACTTCGCGACCTGGGAGCGGTCACGCGAGCTGCTGCTCGGCCCCGCCACGGGCGACTCGGGGCGGTCCCACGACCACCGGGTGACCGGTCGCATCCTCGATCGCGCCAGAGCCGGCGAGGCCGACGCCGTGAGGATCGTCGACGAGTTCTGCGCCGTGCTCGCCCGGCAGGCGGTGGCGATGACGCTGACCGTGGACCCCGAGATGATCGTGCTCGGTGGTGGGCTCGCGAGCGCAGGCGACCTGCTGTTGCCCCGGCTGGAGAAGCACATCTCCGACGTCTGCGTCCGCACACCACGACTGGCGGCCTCGACCGTGGGCCAGGAGGCCGTGGTCCTCGGCGCGGTACGCCTGGCCCTGAGCGCCGCCGACGAGGCACTGCAACAGCGAGCGAAGGCCGGTGTGGCCGCCCGGGGGTGA
- a CDS encoding pyridoxamine 5'-phosphate oxidase family protein, with product MATYHSGELAVQERAGLSDQARFSLGGIHHAVPEVAAAFLATQPMIVIGATDTDGRLWATQLTGDPGFLHTPAPDRLVIDAVPHPGDPLADAIARTAPHRPLRLGAIAIEPATRRRMRLNGRAVARTDRMEIDLDQVIANCPKYIQKRQPVLRTGAVRPEDRRITDSTSLRPDQQDMIRAADTFFVATASDTGDADASHRGGNPGFVDVLSPTTLRWPDYVGNAMFLTLGNLAVNPSAGLVFPGWDTGTALHLTGTARTVWEPDSAARFPGAQRLVEFSIDAVREITHASPLRWSEPAFSRFNPPTR from the coding sequence GTGGCCACCTACCACAGCGGTGAACTCGCGGTACAGGAGCGCGCCGGGCTCAGTGACCAGGCTCGGTTCTCCCTCGGCGGCATCCATCACGCCGTTCCCGAGGTGGCCGCGGCGTTCCTCGCCACACAGCCCATGATCGTCATCGGCGCGACCGACACCGACGGCAGGCTCTGGGCGACCCAGCTCACCGGAGACCCCGGGTTCCTGCACACACCCGCCCCCGACCGCCTCGTCATCGACGCGGTGCCCCATCCCGGCGACCCGCTGGCCGACGCCATCGCCCGGACGGCGCCACACCGGCCGCTGCGGCTCGGCGCCATCGCCATCGAGCCGGCGACACGCCGTCGCATGCGGCTCAACGGCCGCGCCGTCGCGCGAACGGACCGGATGGAGATCGACCTCGACCAGGTCATCGCCAACTGCCCGAAGTACATCCAGAAAAGACAGCCCGTACTCCGCACCGGAGCGGTCCGGCCGGAAGACCGCCGCATCACCGACAGCACCTCACTACGCCCCGACCAGCAGGACATGATCCGGGCGGCCGACACCTTCTTCGTCGCGACCGCCTCCGACACCGGCGACGCGGACGCCTCCCACCGAGGCGGCAATCCGGGCTTCGTCGACGTGCTCTCCCCCACCACGCTGCGCTGGCCGGACTACGTCGGCAACGCCATGTTCCTCACCCTCGGCAACCTCGCGGTCAACCCCTCGGCGGGGCTCGTCTTTCCCGGCTGGGACACGGGCACGGCACTCCACCTCACCGGAACCGCCCGCACCGTGTGGGAGCCGGACTCTGCCGCCCGGTTCCCCGGCGCCCAGCGTCTCGTCGAGTTCTCGATCGACGCGGTCCGGGAGATCACCCACGCCAGCCCCCTGCGGTGGAGCGAGCCCGCCTTCTCGCGGTTCAACCCGCCCACGCGCTGA
- a CDS encoding carbohydrate ABC transporter permease, whose product MARSSQGRTAALLLSPTVLVLGLVVGYPLLAALRESLYRSGDEIDESGFIVTGDRFVGADNFADAFTGDRFWNAFGNTTLFTVTTVTAEVIIGVAMALVMHRAMRGRALVRASILVPWAIPTAVAGLLWQWIFQSNGVANAVLGTDLLWTADGWASQLAVIIADTWKTAPFVGLLVLAGLQLIPNDVYEAARLDGASGWQQFWRVTLPLVKPALLVAVLFRLLDALRMFDLPFVLVGAQKASVETLSMLAWDEANQVRYGPAAAYAVLLFCYIAVVAFVFVKLLGADLLGERRARRTSEVSA is encoded by the coding sequence ATGGCACGGTCGAGTCAGGGGCGCACGGCGGCGCTGCTGCTGTCCCCGACGGTTCTCGTGCTCGGCCTGGTGGTGGGATATCCGCTGCTGGCCGCACTGCGAGAGTCGCTGTACCGCAGCGGTGACGAGATCGACGAGTCGGGGTTCATCGTCACCGGGGACCGGTTCGTCGGTGCGGACAACTTCGCCGACGCCTTCACGGGTGACCGGTTCTGGAACGCCTTCGGCAACACCACGTTGTTCACGGTCACCACGGTGACCGCCGAGGTGATCATCGGTGTGGCGATGGCGCTCGTCATGCACCGGGCCATGCGAGGCCGGGCTCTGGTGAGGGCCTCGATCCTCGTGCCGTGGGCGATTCCCACGGCCGTCGCGGGCCTGCTGTGGCAGTGGATCTTCCAGTCGAACGGCGTGGCCAACGCCGTGCTGGGCACCGATCTGCTGTGGACGGCCGACGGGTGGGCCTCACAGCTCGCGGTGATCATCGCCGACACGTGGAAGACGGCGCCGTTCGTCGGTCTGCTCGTCCTCGCGGGGTTGCAGCTGATCCCGAACGACGTCTACGAGGCCGCACGGCTGGACGGCGCGAGCGGCTGGCAGCAGTTCTGGCGCGTCACACTGCCGCTGGTGAAACCTGCCCTGCTGGTGGCGGTGCTGTTCCGGCTGCTCGACGCGCTGCGGATGTTCGACCTGCCGTTCGTTCTCGTCGGAGCGCAGAAGGCGTCGGTGGAGACACTGTCGATGCTGGCGTGGGACGAGGCCAACCAGGTGCGGTACGGGCCCGCCGCGGCCTACGCGGTGCTGCTGTTCTGCTACATCGCGGTGGTGGCGTTCGTGTTCGTCAAACTGCTCGGCGCCGACCTGCTGGGTGAGCGCCGAGCCCGCAGGACCTCGGAGGTGTCGGCGTGA
- a CDS encoding alkaline phosphatase D family protein: MPPQPDALPNRRDFLALAGLSTAALALGSGMPVHAAQSAAPSWGRVPGEPFTLGVASGDPESTSVVLWTRLAPDPLAADGHGGMPRENVDVHYEVAEDERFSRVVHRGRAVATPELAHSVHPEVHGLRPGREYFYRFRAGDHISPVGRTRTAPGRHDRVDALRFASASCQAWYHGHFTAYRHLADEDVDLVFFLGDYVYEYAINDGNLWRRGVDLDPVHDTTVRTLEQYRLRYALFKTDPHLQRAHALAPWVSTWDDHEVQNNYADAHSQYGISVSDFERQRAVAYRAYYENLPLRRSTLPHGPDMRLYRRLRWGSLADVHVLDTRQYRDDFPADTSAGGEHTDPERSILGREQERWLDQGLRRSLATWTVFAQQVVMAQIDRDTGPGRTFSMDQWDGFTANRGRVFDAVRRYGVDNLVVLTGDIHRHVAADLKADFTDPDSATIGSELVVGSVGSDGDGAPTDNYTDLWLSNPHVKFYDGRRGYLVGAMTPRELTAEYKVVDYIERDDRAPVSTVARFVTEAGRPGLKREA, from the coding sequence ATGCCGCCCCAACCTGATGCCCTACCGAACAGACGTGACTTCCTCGCCCTGGCGGGGCTGAGCACGGCCGCTCTCGCGCTCGGCAGCGGCATGCCCGTCCACGCGGCCCAGTCCGCGGCACCGTCGTGGGGCCGCGTACCGGGCGAGCCGTTCACCCTCGGCGTGGCCTCCGGCGATCCCGAGTCCACGAGCGTGGTGCTGTGGACACGGCTGGCTCCCGATCCGTTGGCCGCCGACGGCCACGGCGGGATGCCCCGGGAGAACGTCGACGTGCACTACGAGGTGGCCGAGGACGAGCGGTTCTCCCGCGTCGTCCACCGCGGGCGCGCCGTGGCGACGCCGGAGCTGGCGCACTCCGTCCACCCCGAGGTCCACGGGCTGCGTCCGGGACGCGAGTACTTCTACCGCTTCCGCGCGGGTGACCACATCAGTCCCGTCGGCCGCACCCGCACGGCGCCGGGCCGCCACGACCGCGTGGACGCGCTGCGGTTCGCCAGCGCGTCGTGCCAGGCGTGGTACCACGGTCACTTCACCGCCTACCGCCATCTCGCCGACGAGGACGTCGACCTCGTGTTCTTCCTCGGCGACTACGTCTACGAGTACGCGATCAACGACGGCAACCTGTGGCGGCGGGGCGTGGACCTCGACCCCGTGCACGACACCACGGTGCGGACCCTGGAGCAGTACCGCCTGCGGTACGCGCTGTTCAAGACCGATCCCCACCTGCAGCGCGCGCACGCCCTGGCGCCCTGGGTGTCCACCTGGGACGACCACGAGGTGCAGAACAACTACGCCGACGCCCACTCGCAGTACGGCATCTCGGTGTCCGACTTCGAACGGCAGCGGGCCGTGGCCTACCGCGCCTACTACGAGAACCTGCCGCTGCGGCGATCCACCCTGCCGCACGGGCCGGACATGCGCCTGTACCGGCGGCTGCGGTGGGGATCGCTGGCCGACGTGCACGTGCTCGACACGCGCCAGTACCGTGACGACTTCCCCGCCGACACCAGCGCGGGCGGTGAACACACCGACCCCGAGCGCTCCATCCTCGGCCGCGAGCAGGAGCGGTGGCTCGACCAGGGACTGCGGCGGTCGTTGGCGACGTGGACGGTGTTCGCGCAGCAGGTCGTCATGGCGCAGATCGACCGCGACACCGGGCCGGGCCGCACGTTCAGCATGGACCAGTGGGACGGCTTCACCGCCAACCGCGGCCGGGTGTTCGACGCCGTGCGCCGCTACGGGGTCGACAACCTGGTGGTGCTGACCGGCGACATCCACCGGCACGTCGCGGCCGACCTCAAGGCCGACTTCACCGACCCGGACTCGGCCACGATCGGCTCCGAACTCGTCGTCGGTTCGGTGGGCTCCGACGGTGACGGCGCTCCCACGGACAACTACACGGACCTGTGGCTTTCGAACCCGCACGTGAAGTTCTACGACGGTCGCCGGGGCTACCTGGTCGGGGCGATGACGCCGCGGGAGCTGACGGCGGAGTACAAGGTGGTCGACTACATCGAGCGGGACGACCGGGCACCGGTGTCCACTGTGGCGCGGTTCGTCACCGAGGCCGGCAGGCCGGGTCTGAAGCGGGAGGCGTGA